A single Arachidicoccus sp. BS20 DNA region contains:
- a CDS encoding GxxExxY protein: MHKEEKEHIEWLGKQIVDIAYHLHKALGPGLLEKVYEACFCYELGKRSIPFVTQKRVAIVYDNIEFDEALRLDILVDDRVIIELKAQENFHPVWEAQLLSYLRLSNKHLGYIINFTVPLIKDGIKRMILS; the protein is encoded by the coding sequence ATGCACAAAGAAGAAAAAGAACATATTGAGTGGTTGGGAAAACAAATCGTTGACATTGCTTATCATTTGCATAAGGCATTAGGTCCGGGTTTGCTTGAAAAAGTCTATGAGGCTTGCTTTTGTTATGAATTAGGCAAAAGGAGCATTCCTTTTGTTACACAAAAAAGAGTGGCTATTGTTTATGATAATATTGAATTTGATGAAGCGTTGCGTCTTGATATTTTGGTTGATGACAGAGTGATTATTGAATTAAAAGCGCAGGAAAATTTCCATCCTGTTTGGGAAGCTCAGTTGTTGAGCTATTTAAGATTGTCTAATAAACATTTAGGATACATTATCAATTTTACAGTTCCGTTGATTAAAGATGGCATTAAGCGAATGATACTTTCTTAG
- the kdsB gene encoding 3-deoxy-manno-octulosonate cytidylyltransferase: MKTVALIPARYAATRFPAKLMQVLGNKTVIRHTYDNVKATGLFDEVIVATDSEIIFKEITDNGGIAKMTFGNHESGSDRIAEVARDMNVDVIVNVQGDTPFVNQESLQEIIDLFKDKNVQVASMMQELKEEQFISDPNYVKVVVDKKMNSLMFSRSVIPYPRSKDEKISYYEHIGVYAFRKQALLDFTNWEMTPLERAEKIECLRYLENGIALKMIIVNGVGVEIDTPEDLQRASISFSENI, from the coding sequence ATGAAAACAGTCGCACTCATTCCAGCGCGTTACGCAGCCACACGTTTTCCCGCCAAGCTGATGCAGGTGCTGGGCAATAAAACCGTGATTCGTCATACTTACGACAATGTAAAAGCAACAGGCTTGTTTGATGAAGTGATTGTGGCAACCGACAGCGAAATTATTTTTAAAGAAATAACCGACAACGGCGGCATTGCAAAAATGACTTTCGGAAATCACGAAAGCGGCAGCGACAGAATTGCCGAGGTAGCGCGCGATATGAATGTGGATGTAATTGTAAATGTGCAGGGCGACACGCCGTTTGTCAATCAAGAATCTTTGCAGGAAATTATTGATTTATTTAAAGATAAAAATGTACAGGTTGCCAGCATGATGCAGGAATTAAAAGAAGAACAATTCATCAGCGACCCGAATTATGTAAAAGTGGTCGTGGACAAAAAAATGAACTCACTTATGTTCAGCCGTTCGGTCATTCCTTATCCGCGCAGCAAAGACGAAAAAATTAGTTATTACGAGCATATCGGCGTGTATGCTTTTCGTAAACAGGCTTTGCTCGACTTTACTAATTGGGAAATGACACCTTTGGAACGCGCCGAAAAGATTGAATGTTTGCGTTATCTCGAAAATGGTATTGCTTTAAAAATGATTATCGTGAATGGAGTAGGAGTGGAAATAGATACGCCCGAAGATTTGCAACGTGCAAGCATATCTTTTTCTGAAAATATTTAA
- the metH gene encoding methionine synthase, translating to MSEIKPYLYLSGLEPLIIRPESNFINIGERTNVTGSKKFARLIREEKYEEALSVAREQIENGAQVIDINMDDALLDGEQAMTTFLNLVQAEPEIAKIPIMIDSSKFHIIEAGLKCVQGKCIVNSISMKEGVGKFIEQAHICRSFGAAVVVMAFDENGQADTLQRRVDICSKAYEILTKQIGFPPQDIIFDLNIFAVATGLEEHNNYAVDFIEACKIIKQKYPLVKISGGVSNLSFSFRGNETVREAMHSVFLYYATKAGMDMGIVNAGQLVVYDEIEPKLRELCEDVILNRNNDNNEATEKLIAFAETVKSKGKEIKKDEAWRKATVEERLKHALVNGITNYIDEDTLEALQKYPKPLDVIEGPLMAGMDVVGNLFGSGKMFLPQVVKSARVMKKSVAIITPYIEAEKQEASNAPTILLATVKGDVHDIGKNIVGVVLGCNGYEVIDLGVMVPTDKILETAEKEKVDIVGLSGLITPSLDEMVNVAREMKRRNMQLPLLIGGATTSRMHTAVKIAPEYEHGVVHCLDASRSVTVVGSLLNATQKEIFLKETKDEYTKLKTQFENKKPVKQFISFKDAQANAVKIDWQNYQPIQPSFIGTKVFIDYDLKEIREYIDWKPFFISWELHSNSPNILTDNVVGKEATKLFNEANAMLDKIIEENWLKANGVVGFMHAEKVAPDSVDVYFDKEKTRLEFLRQQIKKAKDQPNLSLADFLPPSGGRGALGAFAVTIQGIEKHIERFVAEHDDYNKIMLQALSDRLVEAFAELLHKKVREDFWGYAKDEDLSNEDLIKEKYVGIRPAPGYPACPDHTEKYKLFDLLNVTENIGIELTESLAMYPASSVCGWYFSHPESKYFGVGKISQDQYEDYKQRKNWDDETAQKWLRPSME from the coding sequence ATGAGCGAAATAAAACCATACTTATACTTATCCGGTCTTGAACCCTTAATCATTCGTCCCGAATCGAATTTTATCAATATCGGCGAACGCACGAATGTTACGGGTTCCAAGAAATTTGCGCGGTTGATTCGTGAAGAAAAATACGAAGAAGCATTGAGCGTTGCGCGTGAGCAAATCGAAAATGGCGCACAGGTTATCGACATCAATATGGACGATGCTTTGCTCGACGGCGAGCAGGCAATGACTACTTTTTTAAATCTCGTACAAGCCGAACCTGAGATCGCGAAAATTCCCATCATGATTGATTCTTCCAAGTTTCACATTATCGAAGCGGGACTGAAATGCGTGCAGGGCAAGTGCATCGTCAATTCCATTTCCATGAAAGAAGGCGTGGGAAAATTTATCGAACAAGCGCATATTTGCCGCAGCTTCGGCGCGGCGGTTGTCGTTATGGCTTTTGACGAAAACGGTCAGGCAGATACTTTGCAAAGGCGCGTAGATATTTGCTCTAAGGCATACGAAATTTTGACGAAGCAAATCGGTTTTCCGCCGCAGGATATTATTTTCGACCTCAACATTTTCGCGGTAGCGACTGGTTTGGAAGAACATAATAATTACGCAGTTGATTTTATCGAAGCCTGTAAAATCATCAAGCAAAAATATCCTTTGGTAAAAATCAGCGGCGGCGTCAGCAATTTATCTTTTTCTTTCAGAGGAAACGAAACCGTGCGCGAAGCCATGCACAGCGTGTTTTTATATTATGCAACAAAAGCGGGCATGGACATGGGTATCGTGAACGCGGGACAGTTGGTTGTGTATGATGAAATTGAACCGAAGTTGCGTGAACTGTGCGAAGATGTAATTCTCAATCGCAACAATGATAACAACGAAGCAACAGAAAAATTAATTGCTTTTGCAGAAACCGTAAAGTCTAAAGGAAAAGAAATTAAAAAAGATGAAGCCTGGCGCAAAGCCACGGTGGAAGAGCGTTTGAAGCACGCACTTGTAAACGGCATCACGAATTATATTGATGAAGATACTTTAGAAGCCCTGCAAAAATATCCCAAGCCTTTGGATGTGATTGAAGGTCCGTTAATGGCGGGAATGGATGTTGTCGGCAATTTATTCGGAAGCGGAAAAATGTTTTTGCCGCAAGTTGTGAAAAGCGCCAGAGTGATGAAAAAATCGGTTGCAATTATTACGCCATACATTGAAGCCGAAAAGCAGGAAGCATCGAACGCGCCGACAATTTTGCTTGCGACAGTTAAGGGCGACGTGCACGATATTGGAAAGAATATTGTCGGCGTTGTGTTGGGCTGCAATGGTTATGAAGTAATTGATTTGGGCGTGATGGTTCCTACGGATAAAATCTTGGAAACTGCTGAAAAAGAAAAAGTAGATATTGTAGGACTGAGCGGATTGATTACGCCGTCTTTGGACGAAATGGTAAACGTGGCGCGTGAGATGAAACGCCGCAATATGCAATTGCCTTTGCTGATTGGCGGCGCAACTACTTCGCGTATGCACACCGCGGTAAAAATTGCACCCGAATATGAACACGGTGTGGTGCATTGCCTGGATGCTTCGCGCAGCGTAACGGTTGTGGGTTCGTTATTAAATGCAACGCAGAAAGAAATTTTTCTGAAAGAAACGAAAGATGAATACACTAAACTAAAAACGCAGTTTGAGAATAAAAAACCTGTAAAACAATTTATTTCTTTTAAAGATGCGCAGGCAAATGCTGTAAAAATTGACTGGCAAAATTATCAACCAATTCAGCCGAGTTTTATAGGTACGAAAGTTTTCATAGATTATGATTTAAAAGAAATTCGTGAGTATATCGATTGGAAACCATTTTTCATCAGTTGGGAATTACATAGCAATTCTCCGAACATTTTGACGGATAATGTTGTAGGTAAGGAAGCCACAAAATTATTCAACGAAGCCAATGCAATGTTAGATAAAATTATCGAAGAAAATTGGCTGAAAGCCAATGGCGTCGTGGGTTTTATGCACGCAGAAAAAGTTGCGCCCGACTCTGTTGATGTATATTTTGATAAAGAAAAAACAAGGCTCGAATTTTTAAGACAACAAATTAAAAAAGCAAAAGACCAGCCGAATTTATCTCTTGCAGATTTTCTCCCCCCTTCGGGGGGCAGGGGGGCTTTGGGTGCTTTTGCAGTAACCATTCAAGGCATTGAAAAGCACATCGAGCGTTTTGTTGCCGAGCATGATGATTATAATAAAATTATGCTGCAAGCGCTGAGCGACAGACTTGTCGAGGCGTTTGCAGAATTATTACATAAAAAAGTACGCGAAGATTTTTGGGGTTATGCAAAAGATGAAGACTTGTCAAATGAAGATTTGATTAAAGAAAAATACGTTGGCATTCGCCCTGCGCCGGGCTATCCTGCATGTCCCGACCACACGGAAAAATACAAACTGTTCGACTTGTTGAACGTTACCGAAAACATTGGCATTGAGCTTACCGAATCTTTGGCAATGTATCCTGCATCGAGCGTTTGCGGCTGGTATTTTTCACATCCCGAAAGTAAATATTTCGGCGTGGGAAAAATTTCACAAGACCAATACGAAGATTATAAGCAACGCAAAAACTGGGATGATGAAACGGCGCAAAAATGGTTAAGACCTAGTATGGAATAA
- a CDS encoding DUF6600 domain-containing protein, whose amino-acid sequence MKKFFKIMAGAFAVALISTGCDTMMYAQTDNGYNDYSYDNGYGDGTYDYSQNTYAPQDNEPQITFDDFYTQLSPYGSWVSLSPYGRVWVAGIRNFQPYSTNGYWSYTNYGWTWVSNYPWGWAPFHYGRWGYSDAYGWFWIPGYAWGPAWVAWSSNSDMYGWAPLGPGMSLNVNISIGSFPANYWTFMPGRYMGRNNISNYYVNRSRNVTIINNHTTIINNYGNMGSKGNRHYSMGPRATDVQRYTGRTIQQTKVVTVRDSKSVGVSNNELRVYRPAVRSANTSTNRRTTTPSNNVQQQNRTAPVRTQTNTNPSRAYRPVQQQTQQQRSQPARTTQPVQQRTTTTPQTRTVTPVPLNKNAAPQTRRQIREATRQSRTQTKTTTHSRGR is encoded by the coding sequence ATGAAAAAGTTTTTCAAAATAATGGCAGGAGCTTTTGCTGTTGCACTTATTTCCACCGGTTGCGACACGATGATGTACGCACAAACAGACAACGGTTATAACGATTACAGTTACGATAATGGTTATGGCGACGGCACTTATGATTACAGCCAGAATACTTATGCGCCGCAGGATAATGAACCACAAATTACATTCGATGATTTCTATACTCAACTTTCTCCTTACGGAAGCTGGGTAAGTCTTTCGCCTTACGGACGGGTTTGGGTTGCAGGCATTCGTAATTTTCAACCTTATTCTACTAATGGTTATTGGTCATATACCAATTACGGCTGGACCTGGGTTTCCAATTATCCTTGGGGCTGGGCGCCATTCCATTACGGACGATGGGGTTACAGCGATGCTTACGGATGGTTTTGGATTCCTGGTTATGCTTGGGGACCGGCTTGGGTAGCCTGGAGTTCAAATTCAGATATGTATGGTTGGGCACCATTAGGTCCCGGTATGAGCTTGAATGTAAATATTTCCATTGGTTCATTCCCTGCAAATTACTGGACGTTTATGCCGGGCAGATATATGGGTAGAAATAACATTTCCAACTATTATGTAAACCGTTCAAGAAACGTAACCATTATTAATAATCACACAACCATTATTAATAATTACGGCAATATGGGTTCTAAAGGTAATAGGCATTATTCAATGGGACCGCGTGCTACGGACGTTCAGCGTTATACAGGACGTACAATCCAACAGACAAAAGTTGTAACCGTACGAGACAGTAAAAGTGTAGGAGTGAGCAACAATGAATTGCGCGTTTATCGCCCGGCAGTAAGAAGTGCAAATACGAGTACAAACAGAAGAACGACAACGCCGTCTAATAACGTTCAACAGCAAAACAGAACGGCTCCGGTTCGTACACAGACAAACACAAATCCGTCAAGGGCATATCGTCCTGTGCAGCAACAAACGCAGCAGCAGCGTTCTCAGCCTGCAAGAACAACGCAACCTGTACAACAACGTACAACAACTACGCCGCAAACAAGAACGGTAACGCCCGTTCCGCTGAATAAAAATGCCGCTCCGCAAACAAGACGGCAAATTCGTGAGGCAACAAGGCAAAGCCGTACACAAACAAAAACAACAACTCATTCAAGAGGCAGATAA
- a CDS encoding homocysteine S-methyltransferase family protein gives MDIRKELEKRILVIDGAMGTMIQRYKLQEEDYRGARFKDWHKDVKGNNDLLSITQPKIIQEIHKQYLEAGADIIETNTFSSTSIAQADYDMQSLAYELNVASAKCARAAIDDFFSSPKGEGRESAFIAGAIGPLNKTLSLSPDVNNPGYRAVTFDEVANAYYEQVSGLVDGGVDLLLIETIFDTLNAKAAIYAIKKYFRETGKPELPIMISGTITDASGRTLSGQTLEAFYVSISHANPLSVGLNCALGAAEMRPHIAELSELASCFTSAYPNAGLPNAMGEYDEQPHETAHFLEDWAEQGFVNIVGGCCGTTPEHIKHIADAVKDLKPRKLPVIEELISR, from the coding sequence ATGGATATAAGAAAAGAATTGGAAAAACGCATCCTCGTCATCGATGGTGCCATGGGAACGATGATTCAACGGTATAAATTGCAGGAAGAAGATTATCGTGGCGCGCGTTTCAAAGACTGGCATAAAGATGTAAAAGGAAACAATGATTTGCTCAGCATTACACAGCCTAAAATCATTCAGGAAATCCATAAACAATATCTCGAAGCAGGCGCAGATATTATCGAAACAAATACGTTCAGCAGCACTTCTATTGCACAAGCAGATTATGATATGCAGTCATTGGCTTATGAACTAAATGTCGCTTCAGCAAAATGTGCAAGAGCAGCGATTGATGATTTTTTTTCCTCCCCGAAAGGGGAAGGGCGGGAGAGTGCTTTCATAGCCGGCGCTATCGGTCCTTTAAATAAAACCTTATCGCTTTCTCCTGATGTAAACAATCCGGGTTATCGCGCTGTAACTTTTGATGAAGTCGCAAACGCTTACTACGAACAGGTTTCAGGGCTTGTGGATGGCGGCGTTGATTTGCTGTTAATTGAAACAATCTTTGATACTTTAAATGCGAAAGCAGCTATTTATGCTATTAAAAAATACTTCCGCGAAACGGGCAAACCAGAATTGCCGATAATGATTTCAGGAACGATTACCGATGCTTCGGGAAGAACTTTAAGCGGACAAACACTGGAAGCGTTTTATGTTTCGATAAGCCATGCAAATCCTTTGAGCGTTGGCTTGAACTGTGCGCTTGGCGCAGCTGAAATGCGTCCGCACATTGCGGAGTTAAGCGAGTTGGCAAGTTGTTTTACATCGGCATATCCCAATGCAGGTTTGCCGAATGCAATGGGCGAATACGATGAGCAACCGCATGAAACCGCGCATTTTCTCGAAGATTGGGCAGAGCAGGGTTTTGTAAATATCGTCGGCGGATGTTGCGGTACAACGCCTGAACACATCAAACATATTGCAGATGCAGTGAAGGATTTGAAGCCGAGAAAGTTGCCGGTAATAGAAGAATTAATCAGCCGCTAA